Within the Vibrio sp. DW001 genome, the region CATCATGCGAGTGTTACCTGACCAAGTTGTTAAACCTACCCGTTCAATCGCTTTATTTTTAAATAAAAACGAAACCCATAGAGAAATAGCCAACGCAGCAATGCCTTTACCCCAAAACTCGGAATCATAAATCACGACACCTGATTCAAGCCAGCGAGTCGCTTCACATTCCCAATAACAGCTTACTGTTCCAACAGGAACATCGTCTACCGTAATCAGTTGTAAGTCCGTGCCGTTCAATAACAGTTGAAACGAAGATTTTTCAAACTGTTCTAATGACGGGTGCGAGTAAGGAAAATAAGGACCATTAAACTTTGTCCATTCGTTATTCGAAATGACCAAGGCATGAATTGCTTCTAGTTCGTTTGGTCTTGCTGGCCTAATACTTACTCGCTTTTCTTCCACGATGCTTCCTTATATTTTGTAGCAAACTGACACCTTCTTTCTAGCTAACCATTTATCCTGCCAGCAGTTTTGTACATCAATTAGTTAGATTTTCACGCTAACCTGGCTTATTCGGGTAATAAAAAGTCACCTTAATGTCTAATTCTGTTTTATTCTTGTACTGTCACAAAGCCAAACCTCGCTAATTAGTGCCCGATTTTTTATATCTTGCTCATCATGTCCTTGCTCAGTTACCGCTTCCCCTAATATATTCGCATTAATGACTCCATCAACAGCGATATCGTTGGCTAACTAGGTAAATTGCTCTCCCCTATACTCAAGGTAGCGATTCATATTTCGAACTGCAAAAAGACAGTGGATTTGCGTTCGTGAAACTATAAGCTATTGTTCTCAAAATTTTTACCAATTAAGAGGCCTACATTCTGTTTCTTGAGATGCAACAATCTTGTTTTTAATAACCCAAGGTTACCAAATTCATAAAAAGGTACATGAAGGACAGCGACAAACCCGGCATCTAGCATCATTTCATGCCAAGTACTTCGATTGTTGAAGCACACGCCAACACCTGCCGTGTTTGCTCCCATCAGGCTTGTAATCGGTGCAAGTAATTTTGACGACGTCGATTGGTAAATTAAGGCACTCGGTAAGTTTCGAACCCAAATACCTTCATAAAAGTTTTCAAAAACAACAACAATACCATTAGGCGATAAGTGCTTAAATGATTTTTCCAATGCTTGCTGCTGTAGTTGAATCGAGGCGTTATACGAATCTCCTACGAAGTGATGGAGAACCCAGTTGAACTGAATAATGTCATACTTTTCATTAATATCCATATCTTGAAATACTGAACATATTAATTTCTTTCTAGGGTTTTCAATGTTTTT harbors:
- a CDS encoding GNAT family protein; the encoded protein is MEEKRVSIRPARPNELEAIHALVISNNEWTKFNGPYFPYSHPSLEQFEKSSFQLLLNGTDLQLITVDDVPVGTVSCYWECEATRWLESGVVIYDSEFWGKGIAALAISLWVSFLFKNKAIERVGLTTWSGNTRMMSLALKLGFQQEARLRKVRYYEGKYYDSVKYGVLRSEWLGHN
- a CDS encoding class I SAM-dependent methyltransferase, whose translation is MDISVRKLQSDQTSSFDTEYIDQNMFARLSQQIDMLYPTDKSFHLLDVGGGNGLYADKILTQYPKAQVTLLEPENSLLIKNIENPRKKLICSVFQDMDINEKYDIIQFNWVLHHFVGDSYNASIQLQQQALEKSFKHLSPNGIVVVFENFYEGIWVRNLPSALIYQSTSSKLLAPITSLMGANTAGVGVCFNNRSTWHEMMLDAGFVAVLHVPFYEFGNLGLLKTRLLHLKKQNVGLLIGKNFENNSL